The Fictibacillus marinisediminis genome segment ATGCATAAGCAATTTATACCTATGTGGAAAGCAAGAAAGGTTTTCAAACTAGCTTTATATGACTCTTTTAACATGGTTCAAGGTTTTCCATTGCCTTCTACAGAGAAGCAGGGAACAGAGTTTTTCGAGACGTTAGAAGAGATACATGACAGAGCCAGGGGGAAGGTTAGATCATTCCCCAAAAAGAAGGGGAGCAAACCGCATGAACGTAGATGAATTTACACTCATTCCAAAAGGATATAAAAACAAAGACCCTAGAAGCCTTTTGTTTTTATATCCCAACTCGATAAACATTGTAGCTTACGCCAAAAAAATGCAGCAGTTTTCTTTCTATCAGTCCCTAGAGGTTGCAGAGGATTTGGCGAAGCGCCAGGGCTTCATTCTGCTTCCCTGGGAATGTATTCACTGGCAAAGAGCGAAGCTCTTCGGGGTAGATCGTAAAGTTAAGATCGGCAGGAAATCCTTTTTTCTTATGAGACCGTCAGACCTAACAAAGACAGAAAAAAGGAAACTGGATGAATATCTAAGTAACGTTGGTTAAAATCCGAACGAATGCAGCTGCAAAACAAGATCCGAATGAAGCTAAAAACGAACGATAGGGGAAATGGGAATGATTTTAACATTAAAAAGGTTAGAAATAACGGTTTTACTTCTTCATATGTCGATCATGAGAAACAGCGTTAAAAAATGGTTTAAGAAAGCCTATGGCAGCAAGGAAGGAAAAGAGCTTACAAAACGATTTGACGAAGTGAAAAAACAGTTTGAAAGCCAAATAGAACAGGAAGAAAGTAATTTTAATTTCAATATCAATGAATTTGATATGATTTACACGTTTGTCATGTGGTACAAGCCCAAACTTGAAGAAATGCTAAAAGCTGCCGGAAAAGTGAAAGAAGAAGATCAAGGACAGTTAAATTGTTTACAGGATATTATCAGCCACATGGAAGAAGTGAAAAAGCTCTATGCCTAAGTTTTTAGCGCTTTTTCTTTTTTCTGTATCACTTTCTTTCTCTTTGTGCTTCCCGGCAGAAGCAAGTGTTAATGAGTGGGAAACTCAACAACAGAACCTAGAACAACAAAAAACAGAATTGAAAGATCAGATCAAAGAACTGGACGAGAAAATAAATGCTTTCCCGGATGAAGAAAAAGAAGATCGGGAAGCAGTTATCAATAAAAAGTTAAAACTAGGAAGAGAATACAGCCGAAAGGCAAACTATGAAGAAGCCTATAAAAGAGCCATTGAAATGGCAACGGGACAAACGATAGGTGAAAACACAGGAACTGAACAACGCTCATTTATTCCGGCTTCTCTACTTCCAGGAGAAGAAGCACCGGCGCAGTACATACCCATTTATAAAGCTGCAGGGGAGCAGTATGGCGTAGATTGGTATGTATTGGCTTCCATACATAAAATCGAAACATCATACAGCAGTATAAGGTATATGATTTCAAGCGTTGGCGCACAAGGCCACATGCAATTCATGCCTTCTACTTTTTCAGCTTATGGAGTGGATGGGGACGGGGACGGAAAACGCAGCCCCTGGGATTTGAAGGACGCTATTTTTTCAGCTGCAAACTATCTTTCAAAAAACAGATACAGCACAGACCCAAGAGGGGCTATATGGCATTATAACCATGCCGAATGGTATGTAAATAAGGTTTTGAGAACAGCCGGACAGATTAAAAAAGGCAGCATTTAAAAAGTGGCTTTATCAAAAACGATCGTTTTTGATAAGAAATAAAACGAATTGAAAATGACTATTTTCCAAGCGTTTTCACCATTAAAAAATATTTACAAAAACAAATTATCACTCTTTACATCAATTACCCTTTTTGATAAAATTAAAGGTGTAAAGGAAAGGAAATATTGCTAAATGTTGGTTATTATCGCAGTTATACTAATCGTTATCGTTTTACCTGCCTTTATTGAATTTAAAATCATGAAAAGAAAGCGAGGTACTTAAAAATGATTTTTGGATATGCCAGGGTTTCAACGCCAGATCAGAACTTGCAAATGCAAATAGATGAGTTGCAAAAAGAGGGTGTGTTTGAAATTTTCCAAGAGAAAATCACAACCCGTAAGAGAGAACGTCCAGCACTGGAAGAACTGCTAAAGGTAATAAGAGCCGGGGACAGGGTTGTAGTCTATAAATTAGACCGGATTAGTAGAAGTACCCGTCATTTAATTGAACTGGTCGAAACCTTTGAGGAAAAAGGGGTCGAATTTGTTTCGATAAAAGATAATATCGACACTTCAACACCGACAGGGAAATTCTTTTTCCACATGATGGCTGCCATAGCAGAATTAGAAAGGGACGTAATTA includes the following:
- a CDS encoding recombinase family protein, with protein sequence MIFGYARVSTPDQNLQMQIDELQKEGVFEIFQEKITTRKRERPALEELLKVIRAGDRVVVYKLDRISRSTRHLIELVETFEEKGVEFVSIKDNIDTSTPTGKFFFHMMAAIAELERDVISERTRSGIANARARGRQGGRPKKDEKAIQTALKMYHSKDFSISEIVKATGVSQATLYRNINKQEAK
- a CDS encoding lytic transglycosylase domain-containing protein: MPKFLALFLFSVSLSFSLCFPAEASVNEWETQQQNLEQQKTELKDQIKELDEKINAFPDEEKEDREAVINKKLKLGREYSRKANYEEAYKRAIEMATGQTIGENTGTEQRSFIPASLLPGEEAPAQYIPIYKAAGEQYGVDWYVLASIHKIETSYSSIRYMISSVGAQGHMQFMPSTFSAYGVDGDGDGKRSPWDLKDAIFSAANYLSKNRYSTDPRGAIWHYNHAEWYVNKVLRTAGQIKKGSI